A single window of Oerskovia paurometabola DNA harbors:
- a CDS encoding LacI family DNA-binding transcriptional regulator, whose amino-acid sequence MSRRLAEVAKKVGVSEATVSRVLNGKPGVSQATRDSVLTALDVLGYERPTKLRGERGRLVGLVLPELANPIFPAFAEVIGGALAQQGFTPVLCTRTAGGITESEYIDLLLGQQVSGVLFAGGFYAQREADHEPYRRLAERNLPVVLMNASIESLDFPRVSCDDVVAMNQALGHLLSLGHRRIGLLLGPTDHIPSERKLAAAHALAARHGVTIDPALVQHSQYSLESGQAASVRLLDAGATAIVCASDPLALGAIRAVRRAGKQVPTDVSVVGYDDSALMNSTDPALTTVRQPIEPMGRAAVDLLASMIAGADVSRDELLFEPELVVRGSTAPLRSAATD is encoded by the coding sequence ATGTCCAGACGACTTGCCGAGGTGGCCAAGAAGGTCGGTGTCAGCGAGGCCACGGTCAGCCGCGTGCTCAACGGCAAGCCCGGGGTCTCCCAGGCGACGCGCGACTCCGTCCTCACGGCCCTCGACGTGCTCGGGTACGAGCGCCCCACCAAGCTGCGCGGTGAGCGCGGACGGCTCGTCGGCCTCGTGCTCCCCGAGCTCGCCAACCCCATCTTCCCGGCGTTCGCCGAGGTCATCGGCGGGGCGCTCGCGCAGCAGGGGTTCACGCCCGTGCTCTGCACACGCACCGCGGGCGGCATCACCGAGTCCGAGTACATCGACCTGCTCCTCGGCCAGCAGGTCTCGGGCGTGCTCTTCGCGGGCGGGTTCTACGCCCAGCGCGAGGCGGACCACGAGCCGTACCGGCGCCTCGCCGAGCGCAACCTGCCCGTGGTCCTCATGAACGCCTCGATCGAGTCGCTCGACTTCCCGCGGGTCTCGTGCGACGACGTCGTCGCCATGAACCAGGCGCTCGGGCACCTGCTGTCGCTGGGGCACCGCCGGATCGGGCTGCTGCTCGGTCCCACGGACCACATCCCGTCCGAGCGCAAGCTCGCCGCGGCCCACGCGCTCGCGGCCCGCCACGGCGTGACCATCGACCCCGCGCTCGTCCAGCACAGCCAGTACTCGCTCGAGAGCGGCCAGGCCGCCTCGGTAAGGCTCCTCGACGCCGGGGCCACGGCGATCGTGTGCGCGAGCGACCCCCTTGCGCTCGGCGCGATCCGGGCCGTGCGCCGGGCCGGCAAGCAGGTGCCGACCGACGTCTCGGTCGTGGGCTACGACGACTCGGCGCTCATGAACTCGACCGATCCCGCGCTCACGACCGTCCGCCAGCCCATCGAGCCCATGGGGCGTGCGGCCGTCGACCTGCTCGCGAGCATGATCGCGGGAGCCGACGTGTCGCGCGACGAGCTGCTGTTCGAGCCCGAGCTCGTGGTGCGCGGCTCGACCGCGCCGTTGCGGAGCGCCGCGACCGACTAG
- a CDS encoding N-acyl-D-amino-acid deacylase family protein, whose amino-acid sequence MSTTEQPVTLVVRGARLTTPEGLSEPVDLLVAGDTIDDVVPASTVPVPAGAHVVEAAGRIAFPGFIDSHVHGEAAVLDPDVQLAMLRQGVTSIVVGQDGVSYAPSAPLPVPDGAPDAHTWATGYFSAINGEHPTFRGGSVADLLATYDGTTPLNVAYLVPHGTLRYGVLGGAARPATPEETDRMVALLREALDDGACGMSTGLEYAPASNATDDELVALARVLAERDLPHVSHMRGYEDKAGTAMAELVRVARASGVATHVSHYHGPAAELVGYVEDAHAAGLDVTFDSYPYLRGASILSMVSLPTWLPIADPDATVAMLQDPDVVARLQAEHFPGLADLWERVTMAAVPGELRWSEGMALLDVADRLGLDPVETTLRILVSTHLRAGCVFAQPPTNSPESVRTLLRHPAQMGGSDAIYQGGRPHPRGWGAFARFLAEHVRTLGDWTWHDAERHLSTAAAERFGFTDRGRLVPGARADVVLLDPETVQDVATYEDPRRPATGIDDVLVAGVPVLAGGLPTGATPGRALRPAVTADRA is encoded by the coding sequence ATGAGCACCACGGAGCAGCCGGTGACGCTCGTCGTCCGCGGCGCACGGCTCACCACCCCGGAGGGGTTGTCGGAGCCCGTCGACCTGCTGGTCGCGGGCGACACGATCGACGACGTCGTCCCCGCGAGCACCGTGCCCGTCCCCGCGGGGGCGCACGTGGTCGAGGCGGCGGGGCGCATCGCGTTCCCCGGCTTCATCGACTCCCACGTGCACGGCGAGGCCGCGGTCCTGGACCCTGACGTGCAGCTCGCGATGCTGCGCCAGGGCGTCACGAGCATCGTCGTCGGGCAGGACGGCGTCTCCTACGCCCCCTCCGCGCCGCTGCCCGTCCCGGACGGGGCCCCCGACGCGCACACCTGGGCCACGGGCTACTTCAGCGCGATCAACGGCGAGCACCCCACGTTCCGGGGCGGCTCGGTCGCGGACCTGCTCGCGACCTACGACGGCACCACGCCGCTCAACGTCGCCTACCTCGTGCCGCACGGCACGCTGCGCTACGGCGTGCTGGGTGGCGCGGCCCGCCCCGCGACGCCCGAGGAGACCGATCGCATGGTCGCGCTCCTGCGCGAGGCGCTCGACGACGGTGCGTGCGGCATGTCCACGGGCCTCGAGTACGCCCCGGCCTCGAACGCGACCGACGACGAGCTCGTCGCCCTGGCCCGCGTCCTCGCCGAGCGCGACCTGCCGCACGTGAGCCACATGCGCGGCTACGAGGACAAGGCCGGGACCGCGATGGCCGAGCTCGTCAGGGTCGCCCGGGCGTCGGGCGTCGCGACCCACGTCTCGCACTACCACGGCCCCGCGGCCGAGCTCGTGGGCTACGTCGAGGACGCGCACGCGGCCGGTCTCGACGTCACGTTCGACTCCTACCCGTACCTGCGCGGCGCCTCGATCCTGTCGATGGTCTCGCTGCCCACGTGGCTGCCCATCGCGGACCCGGACGCCACGGTCGCGATGCTCCAGGACCCCGACGTCGTCGCTCGCCTCCAGGCCGAGCACTTCCCCGGGCTCGCCGACCTCTGGGAGCGCGTGACCATGGCCGCCGTCCCCGGCGAGCTGCGGTGGAGCGAGGGCATGGCCCTGCTCGACGTCGCCGACCGGCTCGGCCTCGACCCCGTCGAGACGACGCTGCGCATCCTCGTCTCGACGCACCTGCGCGCGGGCTGCGTGTTCGCCCAGCCGCCGACCAACTCCCCCGAGTCCGTCCGCACCCTGCTGCGCCACCCCGCCCAGATGGGCGGGTCCGACGCCATCTACCAGGGCGGACGGCCCCACCCGCGCGGCTGGGGCGCGTTCGCGCGCTTCCTCGCCGAGCACGTGCGCACGCTGGGCGACTGGACGTGGCACGACGCCGAGCGGCACCTGTCGACGGCCGCCGCCGAGCGCTTCGGGTTCACCGACCGGGGCCGCCTGGTGCCCGGCGCGCGCGCCGACGTCGTGCTGCTCGACCCCGAGACCGTGCAGGACGTCGCGACCTACGAGGACCCGCGCCGTCCCGCGACCGGGATCGACGACGTGCTCGTCGCCGGCGTCCCCGTGCTCGCGGGCGGCCTGCCCACCGGGGCCACCCCCGGGCGCGCGCTGCGACCGGCCGTCACGGCGGACCGCGCGTGA
- a CDS encoding beta-N-acetylhexosaminidase: MSAPTPTPGLLPAPVSLQPAAGSFPLTDGTPVRTDPALAAAARWWRRVTEDAFGLELPFGPVTAEDQPDGIAPTGVTLALDASRPAGGYRLEITPQAVLLTAADAAGAHAGVQTLRQLAGPQAYRTAPVAAPVPGVPADAVRLPALTIEDHPRFGWRGVLLDVARHFLPKREVLRFVDLAAAHKLNVLQLHLTDDQGWRMQVHRYPLLTEVGGWRTESNVGTWRTGVFDGRPHGGFYSQDDLREIVAYARERGVVVVPEIDAPGHVEAAVAAYPFLGTRKAPHTVRTTWGVSTEVLDPSDEALEFFKHVLDEVLDVFDSPWVAIGGDEVPTTLWRENPAIVTLAEERGLADVADLAGWFLARLSEHVTARGRRAVVWDEGFGAQLPRDVVVTAWRGFTVGADALEAGNDVVMAPEQVVYLDHRAGDGEDEPVPVGFLRTVEDVYAFDPFPPEVLAQYPGLDSAPGRLLGAQAEVWSEHLDSPRRVDYAAFPRLAAFAEVVWSPTAERTPGGSSSAEFLARLEHDHLPRLDAAGVEYRPLDGPRPWQQRPGVHGFLRHLDQEMAAGGWAGVGGWVEGRDEHSEGQA, translated from the coding sequence GTGAGCGCCCCCACCCCCACACCCGGGCTCCTGCCCGCACCCGTGAGCCTGCAGCCTGCCGCCGGCTCTTTCCCGCTGACGGACGGCACGCCGGTCCGCACGGACCCCGCCCTGGCCGCCGCCGCGCGCTGGTGGCGCCGGGTCACCGAGGACGCGTTCGGCCTCGAGCTGCCGTTCGGTCCCGTCACGGCCGAGGACCAGCCCGACGGCATCGCTCCCACGGGCGTGACCCTCGCCCTCGACGCGTCGCGGCCCGCGGGCGGCTACCGCCTCGAGATCACCCCGCAGGCCGTGCTGCTCACGGCCGCCGACGCGGCCGGCGCCCACGCGGGCGTCCAGACGCTGCGCCAGCTCGCGGGACCGCAGGCGTACCGCACGGCGCCGGTCGCCGCGCCGGTCCCCGGTGTCCCCGCGGACGCCGTCCGGCTGCCCGCCCTCACGATCGAGGACCACCCGCGCTTCGGCTGGCGAGGCGTGCTGCTCGACGTCGCCCGGCACTTCCTACCCAAGCGCGAGGTGCTGCGGTTCGTCGACCTCGCGGCGGCGCACAAGCTCAACGTCCTCCAGCTCCACCTCACGGACGACCAGGGCTGGCGCATGCAGGTCCACCGCTACCCGCTCCTCACCGAGGTGGGCGGCTGGCGCACCGAGTCGAACGTCGGGACGTGGCGTACGGGCGTCTTCGACGGTCGCCCGCACGGCGGCTTCTACTCCCAGGACGACCTGCGCGAGATCGTCGCCTACGCGCGCGAGCGGGGCGTCGTCGTCGTGCCGGAGATCGACGCGCCCGGGCACGTCGAGGCGGCCGTCGCGGCCTACCCGTTCCTCGGGACCCGCAAGGCGCCGCACACGGTGCGCACCACGTGGGGCGTGAGCACCGAGGTCCTCGATCCCTCGGACGAGGCGCTCGAGTTCTTCAAGCACGTGCTGGACGAGGTCCTCGACGTCTTCGACTCCCCCTGGGTCGCGATCGGCGGCGACGAGGTCCCCACGACGCTGTGGCGCGAGAACCCCGCGATCGTGACCCTCGCCGAGGAGCGCGGCCTCGCGGACGTCGCCGACCTCGCGGGCTGGTTCCTGGCCCGCCTGAGCGAGCACGTCACGGCCCGGGGCCGTCGTGCGGTCGTGTGGGACGAGGGCTTCGGCGCGCAGCTCCCGCGCGACGTCGTCGTGACCGCGTGGCGCGGCTTCACGGTCGGCGCAGACGCCCTCGAGGCGGGCAACGACGTCGTCATGGCCCCCGAGCAGGTCGTCTACCTGGACCACCGTGCGGGCGACGGCGAGGACGAGCCCGTGCCCGTCGGCTTCCTGCGCACGGTCGAGGACGTGTACGCGTTCGACCCGTTCCCGCCCGAGGTCCTCGCGCAGTACCCGGGCCTCGACTCCGCGCCCGGCCGCCTGCTGGGCGCGCAGGCCGAGGTCTGGTCCGAGCACCTCGACTCCCCGCGCCGCGTCGACTACGCGGCGTTCCCGCGCCTCGCGGCGTTCGCGGAGGTCGTCTGGAGCCCGACGGCGGAGCGCACCCCGGGCGGGTCGTCCTCGGCCGAGTTCCTCGCGCGGCTCGAGCACGACCACCTGCCGCGCCTCGACGCGGCAGGGGTCGAGTACCGCCCGCTCGACGGGCCGAGGCCCTGGCAGCAGCGTCCGGGCGTGCACGGCTTCCTGCGCCACCTCGACCAGGAGATGGCGGCGGGCGGCTGGGCGGGCGTCGGCGGCTGGGTCGAGGGACGCGACGAGCACTCGGAGGGACAGGCATGA
- a CDS encoding RidA family protein has protein sequence MSTPKTPISTPHAPAPAHTFHQGVRKGPFVQVSGQGPVDPATSEYLYPGDVAAQTTRTLENVKAIVEGAGATFDDVVMLRVYLTKREDFPIMNDAYGAFVEANCPGGVLPARTTVFTGLPREEMLVEIDGLAITD, from the coding sequence ATGAGCACCCCCAAGACCCCGATCAGCACCCCGCACGCACCGGCGCCGGCCCACACCTTCCACCAGGGTGTGCGCAAGGGCCCGTTCGTCCAGGTCTCGGGTCAGGGCCCGGTCGACCCCGCGACGAGCGAGTACCTGTACCCCGGGGACGTCGCGGCGCAGACCACGCGCACCCTGGAGAACGTCAAGGCCATCGTCGAGGGGGCGGGCGCCACGTTCGACGACGTCGTGATGCTGCGCGTCTACCTCACCAAGCGCGAGGACTTCCCGATCATGAACGACGCGTACGGCGCGTTCGTCGAGGCCAACTGCCCGGGTGGCGTGCTGCCGGCCCGCACGACGGTCTTCACGGGCCTGCCCCGCGAGGAGATGCTGGTCGAGATCGACGGGCTCGCGATCACGGACTGA
- a CDS encoding ACT domain-containing protein — translation MSAQKLRLLDSFFTLAHEPHSSFPDDDEWVALVRAPEGLTVLREASPFGGGGDRWAGFYGDPHGLGKPGMLAAIVGPLAEAGIAVFVASTFHADLVLVPEDSVESAADVLTDAGHTVTRGR, via the coding sequence ATGTCCGCGCAGAAGCTCCGCCTCCTCGACTCGTTCTTCACGCTCGCGCACGAGCCCCACTCGTCCTTCCCCGACGACGACGAGTGGGTCGCGCTCGTCCGCGCACCCGAGGGACTGACCGTCCTGCGCGAGGCCTCGCCCTTCGGCGGGGGCGGCGACCGGTGGGCCGGGTTCTACGGCGACCCCCACGGACTCGGCAAGCCCGGCATGCTCGCGGCGATCGTGGGCCCGCTCGCCGAGGCGGGGATCGCGGTCTTCGTCGCGTCGACGTTCCACGCGGACCTGGTGCTGGTCCCCGAGGACTCGGTCGAGTCCGCCGCGGACGTGCTCACCGACGCGGGGCACACCGTCACGCGGGGACGCTGA
- a CDS encoding alanine racemase, translated as MTHPTQPSGRASVPGDPSLVVGPATKGLRLDAERTVADVLADSPRITDDAFSWPLLTLDDAALDHNVALMARLCAEHGVEHAPHVKTAMSRSLYARQARAGAWGATVANPAQLRVVRTWGVERVFLANELMDPRDIAWLRRELEASVAPGGTPFEAWVYVDSIEGVGLLTRGFAGAPAEVVAGLGVLVEVGVPGGRTGVRSTADALGLARAVRAVGLRVPGVAGYEGSAAGGTTPEDLAKVTAYCRGLRDVAAAFVREGLVPDDEPVVVTAGGSSFLDVVLAELPGPLTIPGSAGTDGPDGSSATRDVRVVVRSGAYVTHDHGFCARMDPWDRIPGGEPMHAAAVVWGQVLSVPEPGLVLCGVGRRDVSYDIDLPTALWLRTLDENGDLRPAHDLAGARVTGLNDQHLYLAIDPTPAGSAPVTTQIRPGDVVGFGISHPCTLFDKWRVAAVVGDDDQVVDVVGTEF; from the coding sequence ATGACCCACCCCACCCAGCCGTCCGGCCGCGCGAGCGTGCCGGGGGACCCGAGCCTCGTCGTCGGACCCGCGACCAAGGGCCTGCGGCTCGACGCCGAACGGACCGTCGCCGACGTCCTCGCGGACTCCCCGCGCATCACCGACGACGCCTTCTCCTGGCCGCTGCTGACGCTCGACGACGCGGCGCTCGACCACAACGTCGCGCTCATGGCGCGACTGTGCGCCGAGCACGGCGTCGAGCACGCGCCGCACGTCAAGACCGCGATGTCCCGCTCGCTCTACGCGCGCCAGGCGCGCGCCGGGGCGTGGGGCGCGACCGTCGCGAACCCCGCCCAGCTCCGCGTCGTGCGCACGTGGGGGGTCGAGCGCGTGTTCCTCGCGAACGAGCTCATGGACCCGCGCGACATCGCGTGGCTGCGCCGCGAGCTCGAGGCCTCCGTCGCACCGGGCGGCACGCCGTTCGAGGCGTGGGTCTACGTCGACTCGATCGAGGGCGTCGGGCTCCTCACGCGCGGCTTCGCGGGGGCGCCCGCCGAGGTCGTCGCGGGGCTCGGCGTGCTCGTCGAGGTCGGCGTCCCGGGCGGTCGCACGGGCGTGCGCAGCACGGCGGACGCGCTGGGCCTGGCCCGCGCCGTGCGCGCCGTAGGCCTGCGCGTGCCGGGCGTCGCCGGGTACGAGGGGTCGGCCGCGGGCGGCACCACGCCCGAGGACCTCGCCAAGGTCACGGCCTACTGCCGGGGCCTGCGCGACGTCGCTGCCGCGTTCGTCCGCGAGGGACTCGTGCCCGACGACGAGCCCGTGGTCGTGACCGCGGGCGGCAGCTCGTTCCTCGACGTCGTGCTGGCCGAGCTCCCCGGCCCGCTCACGATCCCGGGCAGCGCCGGGACCGACGGACCGGACGGCTCCTCGGCCACGCGCGACGTGCGGGTCGTCGTGCGCTCGGGCGCGTACGTCACGCACGACCACGGCTTCTGCGCACGCATGGACCCCTGGGACCGCATCCCGGGCGGCGAGCCCATGCACGCGGCCGCCGTCGTGTGGGGGCAGGTGCTCTCGGTCCCCGAGCCCGGCCTCGTGCTGTGCGGCGTCGGGCGGCGCGACGTGTCCTACGACATCGACCTGCCCACGGCCCTGTGGCTGCGCACGCTCGACGAGAACGGGGACCTGCGCCCCGCGCACGACCTCGCGGGGGCCCGCGTCACCGGGCTCAACGACCAGCACCTGTACCTCGCCATCGACCCCACGCCCGCGGGCAGCGCCCCCGTCACGACGCAGATCCGGCCCGGCGACGTCGTCGGGTTCGGGATCTCGCACCCGTGCACGCTGTTCGACAAGTGGCGCGTGGCGGCCGTCGTGGGCGACGACGACCAGGTCGTCGACGTCGTCGGCACCGAGTTCTGA
- a CDS encoding AAA family ATPase, with protein MIETLAIEGYRSLRHLVLPLGRLTVVTGANGVGKSSLYRSLRLLAECALGGAVGALAREGGLPSTLWAGPAVIGRSVREGVHPVQGTVRGGPVALRLGFASGPDPLPDGAASAGASGALGYAIDLGLPQDGGASFGLDPEIKTEVVWSGPVLRPATLVADRHGPSVRLRDDDGSWQVSGRRLRSFDSMLSEVVDPVGAPELVLVRERLRSWRFYDQFRTDALAPARASHVGTRTPVLAHDGADLAAALETIRELGLADDLDAAVEDAFPGSSVRVRVTDDGRFSLELRQHGLLRPLGSAELSDGTLRYLLWVAALLTPRPPELLVLNEPETSLHPELLPALGALVAGAARRTQVVVVTHSHALVRAMEDAAGRSRAASPALEHVELVKELGETTVAGREGPLDQPQWHWPKR; from the coding sequence ATGATCGAGACGCTCGCCATCGAGGGCTACCGCTCGCTGCGGCACCTCGTCCTGCCGCTCGGCCGTCTCACGGTCGTGACGGGCGCCAACGGCGTGGGCAAGTCGAGCCTGTACCGCTCGCTGCGCCTGCTCGCCGAGTGCGCGCTGGGCGGCGCGGTCGGGGCCCTGGCCCGCGAGGGCGGCCTGCCCTCGACGCTGTGGGCCGGTCCGGCGGTCATCGGGCGCTCGGTGCGCGAGGGCGTGCACCCCGTCCAGGGCACGGTGCGCGGTGGCCCGGTCGCGCTGCGGCTGGGCTTCGCGAGCGGCCCGGACCCCCTGCCCGACGGCGCCGCGTCAGCGGGTGCGTCCGGCGCCCTCGGCTACGCGATCGACCTGGGGCTGCCGCAGGACGGCGGCGCGTCGTTCGGCCTGGATCCGGAGATCAAGACCGAGGTCGTCTGGTCGGGACCTGTGCTGCGTCCCGCGACGCTCGTCGCCGACCGGCACGGCCCCTCGGTCCGGCTGCGCGACGACGACGGCTCGTGGCAGGTGTCGGGGCGTCGGCTGAGGTCGTTCGACAGCATGCTCTCGGAGGTCGTGGACCCCGTGGGCGCCCCCGAGCTCGTGCTGGTGCGCGAGCGCCTGCGGTCCTGGCGCTTCTACGACCAGTTCCGCACCGACGCCCTTGCCCCGGCCCGTGCGTCGCACGTCGGCACCCGAACCCCCGTCCTCGCGCACGACGGCGCCGACCTGGCCGCGGCCCTCGAGACGATCCGCGAGCTGGGCCTGGCCGACGACCTGGACGCCGCGGTCGAGGACGCGTTCCCCGGGTCGAGCGTGCGCGTGCGTGTGACGGACGACGGCCGGTTCTCGCTCGAGCTGCGCCAGCACGGTCTGCTGCGTCCGCTCGGCAGCGCGGAGCTGTCCGACGGCACGCTGCGGTACCTGCTCTGGGTCGCGGCGCTGCTCACGCCCCGCCCGCCCGAGCTGCTCGTGCTCAACGAGCCCGAGACGAGCCTGCACCCCGAGCTGCTGCCCGCGCTCGGGGCCCTGGTCGCCGGAGCCGCGCGACGCACGCAGGTCGTGGTCGTGACGCACTCGCACGCGCTGGTCCGGGCCATGGAGGATGCGGCGGGCCGTTCGCGTGCCGCCTCCCCGGCGCTCGAGCACGTCGAGCTCGTCAAGGAGCTCGGCGAGACGACCGTCGCGGGCCGTGAGGGACCGCTCGACCAGCCGCAGTGGCACTGGCCCAAGCGCTGA
- a CDS encoding IclR family transcriptional regulator produces the protein MTAGPRATATTAAATADTASRNSSQSLRRALGILDALRHDAARGLSLVELADVLGTHKSTVSRLLAPLVEVHLVRRTPTGRFVLGAGTLRLGQAYLEGLDLRTVAEPHLAALMRASGATCHLVVHDGLDVVYIDKKENTAVVRMASRIGRRMPLYCTGVGKAILAASDADLLDAVLEHPMPAVTSRTVTDPDHLRAEIRTVAQRGYAIDDRENEAEVRCVAAAVVDHTETAIGALSVSALASHMPPARVRELGPLVVQAARAVSAGMGSVRCGYEPTGRNA, from the coding sequence GTGACGGCCGGCCCGCGGGCCACCGCGACCACCGCCGCCGCGACCGCCGACACCGCGAGCAGGAACTCGTCCCAGTCGCTGCGGCGAGCGCTCGGGATCCTCGACGCGCTGCGTCACGACGCGGCGCGCGGCCTGAGCCTCGTCGAGCTCGCGGACGTCCTCGGGACGCACAAGAGCACGGTCTCGCGCCTGCTCGCCCCGCTCGTCGAGGTCCATCTCGTCCGGCGCACCCCGACCGGGCGCTTCGTGCTCGGCGCCGGGACGCTCCGGCTCGGCCAGGCATACCTCGAAGGGCTCGACCTGCGCACGGTCGCCGAACCGCACCTCGCGGCGCTCATGCGCGCCTCGGGGGCCACGTGCCACCTCGTCGTGCACGACGGCCTCGACGTCGTCTACATCGACAAGAAGGAGAACACCGCGGTCGTGCGGATGGCCTCGCGCATCGGACGGCGCATGCCGCTGTACTGCACGGGCGTCGGCAAGGCGATCCTCGCGGCGAGCGACGCCGACCTCCTCGACGCCGTCCTCGAGCACCCCATGCCCGCCGTCACGTCCCGTACCGTCACCGACCCCGACCACCTGCGGGCCGAGATCCGCACGGTCGCCCAGCGCGGCTACGCGATCGACGACCGCGAGAACGAGGCCGAGGTGCGCTGCGTCGCGGCCGCCGTCGTCGACCACACGGAGACCGCGATCGGCGCGCTCTCCGTCTCCGCCCTCGCCTCGCACATGCCGCCCGCAAGGGTGCGCGAGCTGGGCCCCCTCGTCGTGCAGGCCGCCCGCGCGGTCTCCGCCGGGATGGGCTCCGTGCGCTGCGGCTACGAACCCACCGGGAGGAACGCATGA
- a CDS encoding glycerate kinase, which translates to MNAPTTGDPSRTGPRPLRVVVAPDSFKGSATAAEVARHLADGVLVAAPDAEVRLLPMADGGEGTLDALLSVWGVEAREVGTVDAIGRPRPARYGVSADGRIGVVELAAASGLPAVSDVVLQPLHAHTRGTGAACAAVLDAGVEEVVLCLGGSASTDGGAGVLTGLGARLLAHSPATVPSSTDGELAGTLVPDGGEGLARVVGLDLGGLHPRARAVRWRLAVDVTNPLVGERGAAAVFGPQKGASDADVAFLDAALERWADLLERETGVRTHDLSGAGAAGGVPAALVAVLGAELEHGATLVAQAVGLPAAVADADLVLTGEGSFDSQSVNGKVADRIGALAAAAPGHPPVVVIAGQVLLPARQARAAGITAAFSIAPGPIDLEELVGRTASRLTEVAASVTSLYLGSVRR; encoded by the coding sequence ATGAACGCTCCCACGACCGGGGACCCCTCGCGCACCGGTCCACGGCCGTTGCGCGTCGTGGTCGCGCCCGACTCGTTCAAGGGCTCCGCGACCGCCGCGGAGGTGGCCCGCCACCTCGCGGACGGGGTCCTGGTGGCGGCGCCGGACGCCGAGGTCAGGCTCCTGCCCATGGCCGACGGAGGCGAAGGCACTCTCGACGCGCTCCTGTCCGTGTGGGGGGTCGAGGCGCGCGAGGTCGGGACGGTCGACGCGATCGGGCGCCCTCGCCCGGCACGCTACGGGGTGTCCGCCGACGGCCGCATCGGCGTGGTCGAGCTCGCCGCGGCGAGCGGCCTGCCCGCGGTCAGCGACGTCGTCCTCCAGCCGCTCCACGCGCACACGCGCGGCACGGGAGCGGCGTGCGCGGCGGTCCTGGACGCCGGGGTCGAGGAGGTCGTCCTGTGCCTCGGCGGGTCCGCCTCGACGGACGGCGGCGCGGGCGTCCTCACGGGGCTCGGTGCCCGGCTCCTCGCGCACTCGCCGGCGACGGTCCCCTCGTCGACGGACGGGGAGCTCGCCGGGACGCTCGTGCCCGACGGCGGCGAGGGGCTCGCGCGCGTCGTCGGCCTCGACCTGGGGGGACTGCACCCGCGGGCCCGCGCGGTGCGATGGCGGCTGGCCGTCGACGTGACGAACCCGCTCGTGGGTGAGCGCGGGGCGGCGGCCGTGTTCGGGCCGCAGAAGGGGGCGAGCGACGCGGACGTCGCGTTCCTCGACGCCGCGCTCGAGCGCTGGGCCGACCTGCTCGAGCGCGAGACCGGGGTCCGCACGCACGACCTGTCGGGGGCGGGAGCCGCCGGTGGGGTACCCGCGGCCCTCGTCGCGGTGCTCGGCGCCGAGCTCGAGCACGGCGCGACCCTGGTCGCGCAGGCCGTCGGGCTGCCCGCGGCCGTCGCGGACGCGGACCTGGTGCTCACGGGCGAGGGTTCGTTCGACTCGCAGTCGGTCAACGGCAAGGTCGCCGACCGGATCGGGGCGCTCGCCGCCGCCGCGCCGGGCCACCCGCCCGTCGTGGTGATCGCCGGGCAGGTCCTGCTGCCCGCGCGTCAGGCGCGCGCCGCAGGGATCACGGCCGCGTTCTCGATCGCGCCCGGACCGATCGACCTCGAGGAGCTCGTGGGGCGCACCGCGAGCCGGCTGACCGAGGTCGCGGCGTCGGTCACGAGCCTGTACCTGGGGTCCGTGCGCCGCTGA